GCCACAGCGCGGCGACCGCCCTCGACCACGCCATCGACCTCGCCGTCGAGACCGGTGCACGACTCCACGTCGTCCACGTCACCGACGAAGAGACCGTCGACGAAGTGGAGACGTTCGACGTTTCGGAGACGACTGCGGCCGACGAGGTCGGCCTCGAGCCGGTCGACGACGCGCTCGAGCGCATCCGCAGATCGGACCTCGAGAGCGTCGACGTCTCGACTCCGAGCGGTCGCGTCGACCAGCGCATTCTCGCGTCCGCTGTGGCGCACGGCGCCGACTGCATCGTGATGGGAACCCACGGCGAGACGGGGCTTCGGCGCTACCTCCTCGGGAGCACGACCGAACGCGTCGTCCGCTTCGCCGGCGTCCCGGTGATCGGCATCAGTGCATCGCGAACCGAGGCCGTGACCGTCGAGTACCTCGATTACCAGGTCGTCGACGAACGCGGCTGGTCGCTCGAGGACGACGACCTCCTCGAGCGGGCCGCGGAGGCCGACCTCGACGCCGACGCTCACGGCACGTTCGAGGTGGCCAACGACGAGTACGTCCTCGACGCGGCCGAGGCGGCCGGCCACGACTGGCCGTTTTATTGCCGGGCCGGTGGCTGTGTGAACTGTACGGCCGTGTTGCTCGAGGGAGAACTCGAGATGGACGTCCAGCGAAGCCTCTCCGAGGAAGAAGTGGAGGACCACGACATGCGACTGACCTGCGTCGCGACGCCGGCGAGTGACTCGATCGCGCTCGTCTACAACGTCAAGTATCTCGACCGGCTGCAGGACCGCGTGCTTTGACCGACTCGGCGTCTCACTGCCAGCGTACGTACGTCGCGTCTCTCAGAACGTCTCTCCAGGGGACCGTGGGACGGGGATAGTTTTATCTGAGTGATCGGTGTCCGTTCAGCAACGGACTCGTGACACGAGTCTATCATGACATCAGACACTAACAACGAGCTCACGCATCACCTGGCCGTAGCGATCGGAAGCATCGCCGTGGCGATCCTGCTGTGGGTCGTCGGATACGGTGGGCAGCGAGTCGTCGCCGCCGTTCCTTTCTTCATCCTGTTTCTCGTGATGGTCATCGGGCCGCTGGTACGCATTCGACCGTCGATCAGGCGACGGTTTTCCGGGAACTTCCCCGTGAACTGGCGGTCGGAACTCGGGATCTGGTTCGCCATCTGGTCCGTCGTTCACGTCCTGTTCGTCTTCGCAGCACGCGACTGGGACGTCGTCGGCTATCTGGTCGACATGAGTCCGTGGGCGTTCGGTGCCATGGTCGCCGTTCTCATCGCGATCGTCCTGGCAGTTACGTCGAACAACCGGGCCTACGACTACCTCGGTCCGAAAGCCTGGAAGTGGCACCAGAGTCACGGAACCTACGTCATCTTCTGGCTCGTGGCCGTCCACGGCTACGATCGGGCGTACCTCCGGCCCTACGAGGAGCTTGGATTTCCCTCGGACGATCCGATCCACCTGATTTACCTCGCGATGATCGTCATCGTCGTCGCGCTCCACGTGGTCGCGTTCGTCGCGGTCGTCTCCGAGTATCGAAAGACCGGCGAGTACCCGCCGGGCATCTAGAACAGCCGCCTCGAGTCGACCTCGACGCCGCGCTCGAGGAGCCCGATCGTGTAGATGCTCCCCTCGCTCGCGCGCCGCGACAGCACTGCGCTGATGAGACAGGCAATCGCGAGCGGCGGGAGGATCCAGACGTCGCCGGTCAGTTCGTAGACGACGACGATCGCCGTCAGCGGCGCGTGTGACGCTCCGGCGAAGACAGCTCCCATACCGACGGCGGCGTACGTCGTCGGATCGGCAACGGGCACAGGGACCGTCTGGTCCAATAGCGTGCCGTAGACGGTGCCGGCCATCGCGCCGACGTAGAGCGTGGGGGCGAAGATACCGCCGGAACCGCCGCTCCCGAGCGTGAGACTCGTCGCGACGATCTTCGCGATCCCGAACGCGACGATGGCCTCGAGGACGAACCCGCCGACGAGCGCGTCCTGGATCACCGGGTAGCCGACGCCGTAGACCTGCGGGATCGAGAGCGCGATGACGCCGAGACAAAGTCCACCCAGCGCCGGCTTCAGGTCGGTGGGAACGGGAAGTCGCTCGAACCCGTGCTCGATGGCATAGAGGGAGTTGGCGAAGGCGAGCGCGACGGCCGCGCCGACGACGCCGAGGCCGACGTACGCGACGCCCTCCCAGCCGCTCTCGATCGAGATTGGCGGCACCGAAAAGATCGGGTCCGGCAGTCCGACGATGACGTTCGCCGTCGCGGTCCCGACCACCGCGGCGATCGCGACCGGCGGGACGTTCTCCCTGGTGACGCGCCCGAGCAGGACCTCCCAGGCGAAGATCATCCCACCGATCGGGGCGTTGAACGTCCCACCGAGTCCCGCGCCAGCCCCGGCCGCCAGCAACACCGACGTCTGGGGATCGGGAAGGTCGAGACGGTTGCCGACGGCGGCGCCGATCGTGCCGCCGATTTGGACGATCGGCCCCTCGCGACCGGTCGCGCCGCCGGAGCCGATACAGACCGCCGACGCGACCGCTTTCGCCGGCACGACGCGCAGGGGAAGCCGCCCGCGTGTCCGTTCGATCGCCTCGATCACCTCCGGGACACCCTCGCCTCTCACCAGGCCGCCGCCGCTGTAGCTGGCGATCAGTCCGACGATCGCGCCGCCGATGGCGGGCGCGAGAACCCGATAGTACCAGGGGAGCTCGACGGCTCGCTCGAGCAACGCTGCTTGCGACGTCGCTCCGGCGAAAAACAGCGCGGTGACTCCGATCAGCAGGTACTGGAAGGCGACGGCACCGAGCCCGCCAGCGATTCCGACCAGGACGCCGAGAACGAACAGCCGGCCGCGAAACGACGTCTCGATCCCCTCGACGAGCCGGAGACCGACGGAAGAAAGGAGGTTGTAGACGGAACGGTGCGGAGACATACTGTCGTGGATACGCGTTCGCGCTGACCCAACGCGGACCGACTCACTCCCGTGGTGTTTCGTCGGCGAGCAGTCGGCGTCTCGTTTCGTCCGACACGCCATCGGGTACCGCGTACTCGCGGTCGTCGATGCGTCGATCACCGTCTCGCGCGACGGTGGGTATGCGATGCGTCTACACCGATGAGCGGCATCAAACCCAAACCTACGTTCAGTTGTATGTGATACTCGCTCGTATTGTTATCTCAGTCTCGACGATATCAACAGTCGTGACTGTGCCTTTCGTGTCAACACACGTTTATACTACTGTATGAGGGGACAAAATAATAATCGCTTGCACTGAACTGATCATTACGAGTGGATCGTTCTGGCCAGCCTCTCGTGCAACATTCGCACTGTCTATTCAGCAGAGCCTCTCAGTTGCGGCCAGAGTCGCTCGAGGCCCTCCTTGGAGCCGAGTCGTGGGTTGGTTGCGGCTCTGTCAGTTTCAGCCACAGTCGCTCCAGTCCCCAGACGGAGAGGCAGGCGCCGAAGGCGATCGTGCCGAGTTTTCCGCCGGAGCCGCCGAGATACGGCGTCGTGTAGACGAAGACGAGTCCGGCGACGGCACCGGCGAGGCCGACGCGAATTTCGCCCGGCAGACGGTCGGGCGAGACCATCCCGACGAACGACGCGCAGAACACCGCGGCGGCCAGCAGCTCGCCGACGGCCGGATGGAAGGCGGGGAGAGCGAGGCCGCCGACGATGCCGACGACGCTCGAGGCGAGGACCGGGCCCCGGCCGAGTCGCACGCTGATCGCGTACGTGATCGCCGCCCCGGCGATCGAGTACCCGACAGCGAGGACGTTCGTCGTCGGCTCTGGGAGCGGGTCGCTGTGGAACTCGGCCGCGGTGAACGCGACGACGGGAACGGCGGCGACGAACGCGGTCGTCCCGAGCTTGCCGCCGAAGCCCTCGAAGACGGGGCGCACGACGACGAAGGTGAGGCCGGCGAGGAGTCCCGCGAGGTACGCCTGCGCGTACGTCGTGAACAGCTCCGGCGAGGTCATCCCCACGAACGCCCCACAGTAGATCGGCACGTCGTAGTCGGCGAGGACGACGACGCCGACGGCACCGACGATCCCCGCGGCGACGATCGACGAGACGCCGAGTTCGGCGGTGACCGCGAGCGTTGCCACCGCCCCAAGCACGACCGAGAGGACGGTTTTGAGGTCCTCGAGCGGCTCGCTGAACTGCGGTCCGGCTCCGAGAACGGACCACCCCCACTCGGCTCGCAGGGCGTACCCGAGCGTCGCGGTGGAGGCGACGGCACCGACGGTGGCGATCGTCGATCGGCCGGGTGCGATCGTCCCGAGGATCGCGAACCCGAAGAGGACGACCGGCGCGGGCGCGAGGATCAGAAAGCCGACTCGCGGATCGGAAAGCCGGCCGTACCAGTACCTGATCCGGACGCTCGTCGAGTCGGTTACGCGTTCGGTCACGTCGTTCGTCTCCGGTTCGAAGGGAACCGATATAATGTCATGGATGAGGCCTGCTTCGGGCGGGACTGCTCGAGCGGTTGCCACGAGCACCACGGGTAAGGCAGTCCGTCCCGTATGTGGGCACAATTGAGATGACAGACGACACGCCGACTGGCGACGGGAAGTTGCTCGTCCCGATTGCGAACCCGGAGACTGCCGAACGACAGCTCGAGACGGCGATCGACGTCGCGGCCGATCGCTCGGCCGACGTCGTCGTCCTCTTCGTCCTCGAGGTGCCCCCGCAACTGTCGCTCCAGGATGGCCGACGGTACCTCCTCGAGGACGCCCACGAGCAGCTCCTCGATGAGGCCGCGGCGATGGTCGAGGCGGCAGGGCTTTCCGTCGAGCGTCGCATCAGGATGGCGCGAGGCGTGGGACAGGGGATCGTCGGGGCCGCCGAGGCCTACGATGTCGAGACGATCTTCATGGGCTGGCGCGGCCGGCCGCCACGCGAGAAGGTCGTCCTGGGCGATCACCTCGACACCGTCCTGAAGAAGGCGCCGTGTGACGTCCTCGTCAAACGAATCCAGACACCAGGCCCCGAGGCCGTCGACTCCGTGCTCGTCCCGGTCGCCGGTGGCCCCCACGACGCGCTCGCCGCCGAGACCGCCGCCTCGATCGCTCGCGAGCACGACGCGACGGTCCACCTGCTGCACGTGCTCACGCCGGAGAATCCCGAGCGCTCGCGACCGGAGGCCGAACGGCTGCTGCGAGAGAAACTGCCCGACCTCGAGGGAGTCGCGGTCGAACGGACGCTCGTCGAGGCCACCGACGTCGGCGGGACGATCACCGACCGGACGGTCGATCACGACCTCACGCTGCTCGGCGTCTCCCGTGGCGGCTTCTTCGAGCGACGACTCCTCGGAACGATCTCGGAGGGCGTCGGCCGCCACGCGGCGGGGCCGGTGATCCTGGCGAAACGCCACGAGTCGGTGCCGTCCCGGCTCGGGCGGCTCCTGCGCTGAGCAGAGCTGGCGCGAGTTCGGCTGCCTCCGACGGAGCCGTTCGATCGAATCGGCTCGGTAGCCGGATTCGTACGGTTTGTTGTGATTCGGTACCGGTACAACGATCCGTATCAGAGAAAGAGCCGGAAGTAGTACGGACTGACGAACCCCTCGAGGAGCGCCGCGACTGCCAACACGACGCCGAGTCCGACGACCACCCAGAACGCCCGTTCCAGGTCGTTCGCCAGCTCTGTGCGAGTCAGCTGCCCGCGAACGGCCCGCCACCAGGCGAGACCCAGCGAAATCCCGAGCGCGCCGGCGACGAGGATCGCCGGAATCTCGAAGAGTCCGTGGGGAGCGACGAACGCGAGGAGGGCGTCGGGATCGACCTCGAGTCGGGCGTAGATGCCGAAGACGAAGCCGTTGAACGCGAGCGACGCGAGTGCCGGGATCGCGAGCGCGAGTCCCGCAAACGCGGTGGTGAACGCGACGGTCCAGTTGTTCCCGAACAGCTCGAGGGCGAAGATCGGCGGAACCACACCCTCGAGTCGGGCGAGGATCGACGCTTCGAAGCCCGCGTCGACGAACGGGGCGGCGGCGATCCACCCGACCCAGAAACTGCCGAGTGAGATGGCGATGACGACGGCGTGGATGCCTGGCGTCTCACGGACGAACGCGAGCAGTTCGGACCAGCCCCGCCGGATCCCTCCGGAGAACTGGCTCCTGAGGGAGCGGTCGGGTGCCGGCGGTGGCGAGATCGAGCGCCGGTAGCCGCCGAACAGGGTGGTCTTCAGCAAGTCGAGCGCCGGCAGGACGACGAACACGGAGAGGAGCGCGACGAGGCTCGGTGCGCCGACGACCGACAGGATGGACGTCAGAAAGCCGATCCCGAAGAGGGCGACGATCGCAACCGCGTAGTAAAAGATCGCCTCGACCGGTTGTCGCCGGAGGAAGCCGGCGCTGGCCCGAACCGATCGAAGCGCGCTCACGTCGTCGACGACGACCGCGACGGGGGTGAACGCGAACAGCGCACGGATGACGGCCCCGAGAGCCAGCCAGGTGAGCAGTCCGAACAGTGCGAAGAGGACGCCGAGCGCGCCCACGCCGGCCGAAATCGCGACGACGACGAGCATCGCCGTGATCGTCCCCACGACCGCCGCCGCTGTCATCCAGAAGAAGAACTCGAGCAGGAACAACCCCAGAAACGACAGCCAGTAGCGTCGAACCCCCTCGACGCCCGCCGGCAATCCGCGTTCGTCCCGGAGCCGAGCGTAGCAGGTGGCGACCTGTCCGGCGCTGACGAGGGCGTACAGGAGGACGCTGAGGAGGATCGTAACGACGAGCGTCAACACGACGAGCCCGACCAGGAAGAGCCCGAACTCAGCCGGCGAGAACGCCGGTTCGATGGCCGTGGCGAACGCTTCTGACCACTGCTCGAACGCCTCCGGATCCGCTTCGGGGTCGGCCGGGGGCTCCTCGAGCGTCGCCAGCTCCGTCCAGATCACCTCGAGTCGGCCGGTCGTCTCGAGGGCGAGGTAGGCGACGACGAACGCCAGAAACGGGACGACCCGGGTGATCGCCGGCACGGCAGCGCCGAGGACGTAGAACGGGAGCAGATCGGATGGCCGTTTGCGGAGCGTGGCAACGACGACGCGGACGGCCGTTGAGAGACGCATAGTGGGTGATTGGTTGGGAATCAGTTAACTCACTCGGGCGGTTTCAGCGACGATCAGTCGTCGGTCTGTGGGTGTGGAGAGGGGTCGTCGATCACGCTGTCGGTCCAGGTGCCCCGGAGGAACCACGCGGCGGTGATGATCGCCGAGGCGACGTAGGAGATCGCGACCGCGTACCAGACGCCGATCACGCTCATTCCGACGGGGACGAGCAACACGTACGCGATAGGGATGCGGAAGATCCACAGTTCCTGGATCGACAACAGCATCGCGGCGCGCGTGCTGCCGCTGCCTCTGATACCGCCGAGCATCATCTGGAAGACGCCCAGAAAGAGGTAGGAGGGGCCGGCGATCGTGATGTACGCCGCGCCGATCCGGACGACTTCCTCGACGTCGCCGTCGTTCGCCTCGGCCTCGAGGAAGAAGCCGACGATCGGCTCGGCCAGCGGATAGGCGACGGCGATCACGACCGCGAAGACGGCGACGACGACGACCGAACTCATGTAGACGGCGTGTTTCGCCCGTTTGACCTGCCCCGCGCCGAGGTTCTGCCCGACGACCGTCTCGGTGCCGCGGGCGAGCCCCAGGGCGGGGAGAAACAGCAGCGAGGAGAGGCGGTTGACGATACCGTAGGCGGCCACGGCGTCGTCGCCCGCGATGGCGATGATCGCCGTCAGGGCCGCGATGCCGAGCGCACGCAGTCCCTGTTCGGCCCCGATCGGGACGCCGACCTCGACGATCTCACGGACGGTTTCGACGCGCAATCGAAGGTCGCCGAGTTCCGGCTGGAGGCCGACGCGACCCGAAAACAGCAGGTACAGCCCGGCAACGGCGGCGATGCCGCGGGAGATGAGGGTGGCGACGGCGGCCCCGGCGACGCCGTAGCCCTCGAAGCCGGTCGCGGCGTAGAGCGTGGCCTCGAGTCCCTCGGCGCCGACCCACGCGAAGACGGGGTTGTTCTGGAAGCCAAGGATGAAAAAGGGGTCGATGACGACGTTGATCGTGACGCTCACGATCATCAGGTACAGCGGGGTCCGTGTGTCGCCCCAGCCGCGCGAGAGGGCATCGAAGATGAAAAACCAGAACATGAAGGCGACGCCAGCGAAAATAATCCGGGTGTACGACACCGCCATGGTGTGGGGGTCGGTTCCCGGCGTCGCGCCGACCATCGAGATGAGCCACGGCGAGAACACGTAGCCGACGAGTGCGAAGACGAGCGCCACAACCGTGACGAACGAGAGCGTCTGTCCGGCCAGGTGGTACGACTGGGTCAGGTTTCCGGCCCCCTTGTGCTGGGAGACGAGCACCGTCCCTGCGACGGTCAGCCCGCCACCGACGCTGACGACGAGAAAGACGATCGCCCACGAGTACGACAGCGCGGCGACGGGGTCGGCTCCCAGCCGACCCACCCAGTAGGTGTCCGCGAGGTTGTACCCCACGTTGAGGACCTGCGAGGCGACGATGGGCGCCGAGAGCGCCATCAACGGCTTGAACAGCTTCCCGTCGGTGACGTTCACCGAACGGTCACCGGATGGACCCGCCGGCGCACCGCCGTCACTCTCGTCGGGATGTTGTCGACGCTCTGGATCGCTCTCGTCGGGCTGCGATCGGCGCTCCGGGTTGTTCTCGTCTCCCATCGTCTTACTCCTGGCTGCTCGTCCGAGACGAGAGGCGACCATCCCGTCGAGGAGCCCACGAGGTGCTGACTGGATAGTCAGTCTGAGACCTGAAAAAGGGTTTCGCTTCGAAATAGTTGGCAGTCGACCGACGAGGTCGTCGTTCCAGCGACAGCGGCCGTCGAAACGGCTGGGCAACGACGTTCAACGCTCGTATAACAGCCGTCGAGAATCACCACCAAGCTCATGACTCTCGAGCCCGTGACTCTAGTGCTGAATACCAATGTCCCCCAGAACGGTCCTCCTCCCGGTCCTCTCGCTCGTCGCCGCCGTCGCGATCGTGGCCGTCGCCCTCGTCCTCTACTTCGAGGTGGTCACCGCGGTCCTCGGAACCCTCGAGTGACGACGCCCGGGAACGGGTCTCACCGGCCCGGGTCGGCTCGAGCCGGCTTTCGAATCGTCCGCTCGGATTGCCGGTTGTGATCGGGTGGGCTTTCGCCCCGCTACCGCTACAACCGCGTGCCGGCGCGGCCACAGGACGGTTCGCAGTTCGTCAGTAATGACGTTCAGAAGATAGTATCAATCGTCGAGACCTATGTGTGTTGGCATCACCCTGTAATAGCCTGCGGGACGTTCGTCCAGTATGCACGGGCCGAACGGCGCTGGGACCGACATCGACGCCATCTACACCCTGCTCGGTACGTCGAGACGGCGATACCTGCTGTA
This portion of the Natronobeatus ordinarius genome encodes:
- the fer gene encoding ferredoxin Fer, coding for MYDTILVPTDGSTVAEAAGTYAIRLSERFGASVHVVSVLERGLVGGDDGGEGERAVDELADRAADRDLEVTSELREQEDDVHEEILASADEHEADLIVMGTTGRSGLGRFLLGSVAQQTLRESPVPVTTVHEETDFEAEFERVLVPTDGSHSAATALDHAIDLAVETGARLHVVHVTDEETVDEVETFDVSETTAADEVGLEPVDDALERIRRSDLESVDVSTPSGRVDQRILASAVAHGADCIVMGTHGETGLRRYLLGSTTERVVRFAGVPVIGISASRTEAVTVEYLDYQVVDERGWSLEDDDLLERAAEADLDADAHGTFEVANDEYVLDAAEAAGHDWPFYCRAGGCVNCTAVLLEGELEMDVQRSLSEEEVEDHDMRLTCVATPASDSIALVYNVKYLDRLQDRVL
- a CDS encoding chloride channel protein; protein product: MSPHRSVYNLLSSVGLRLVEGIETSFRGRLFVLGVLVGIAGGLGAVAFQYLLIGVTALFFAGATSQAALLERAVELPWYYRVLAPAIGGAIVGLIASYSGGGLVRGEGVPEVIEAIERTRGRLPLRVVPAKAVASAVCIGSGGATGREGPIVQIGGTIGAAVGNRLDLPDPQTSVLLAAGAGAGLGGTFNAPIGGMIFAWEVLLGRVTRENVPPVAIAAVVGTATANVIVGLPDPIFSVPPISIESGWEGVAYVGLGVVGAAVALAFANSLYAIEHGFERLPVPTDLKPALGGLCLGVIALSIPQVYGVGYPVIQDALVGGFVLEAIVAFGIAKIVATSLTLGSGGSGGIFAPTLYVGAMAGTVYGTLLDQTVPVPVADPTTYAAVGMGAVFAGASHAPLTAIVVVYELTGDVWILPPLAIACLISAVLSRRASEGSIYTIGLLERGVEVDSRRLF
- a CDS encoding universal stress protein, coding for MTDDTPTGDGKLLVPIANPETAERQLETAIDVAADRSADVVVLFVLEVPPQLSLQDGRRYLLEDAHEQLLDEAAAMVEAAGLSVERRIRMARGVGQGIVGAAEAYDVETIFMGWRGRPPREKVVLGDHLDTVLKKAPCDVLVKRIQTPGPEAVDSVLVPVAGGPHDALAAETAASIAREHDATVHLLHVLTPENPERSRPEAERLLREKLPDLEGVAVERTLVEATDVGGTITDRTVDHDLTLLGVSRGGFFERRLLGTISEGVGRHAAGPVILAKRHESVPSRLGRLLR
- a CDS encoding stage II sporulation protein M yields the protein MRLSTAVRVVVATLRKRPSDLLPFYVLGAAVPAITRVVPFLAFVVAYLALETTGRLEVIWTELATLEEPPADPEADPEAFEQWSEAFATAIEPAFSPAEFGLFLVGLVVLTLVVTILLSVLLYALVSAGQVATCYARLRDERGLPAGVEGVRRYWLSFLGLFLLEFFFWMTAAAVVGTITAMLVVVAISAGVGALGVLFALFGLLTWLALGAVIRALFAFTPVAVVVDDVSALRSVRASAGFLRRQPVEAIFYYAVAIVALFGIGFLTSILSVVGAPSLVALLSVFVVLPALDLLKTTLFGGYRRSISPPPAPDRSLRSQFSGGIRRGWSELLAFVRETPGIHAVVIAISLGSFWVGWIAAAPFVDAGFEASILARLEGVVPPIFALELFGNNWTVAFTTAFAGLALAIPALASLAFNGFVFGIYARLEVDPDALLAFVAPHGLFEIPAILVAGALGISLGLAWWRAVRGQLTRTELANDLERAFWVVVGLGVVLAVAALLEGFVSPYYFRLFL
- a CDS encoding MATE family efflux transporter, which codes for MALSAPIVASQVLNVGYNLADTYWVGRLGADPVAALSYSWAIVFLVVSVGGGLTVAGTVLVSQHKGAGNLTQSYHLAGQTLSFVTVVALVFALVGYVFSPWLISMVGATPGTDPHTMAVSYTRIIFAGVAFMFWFFIFDALSRGWGDTRTPLYLMIVSVTINVVIDPFFILGFQNNPVFAWVGAEGLEATLYAATGFEGYGVAGAAVATLISRGIAAVAGLYLLFSGRVGLQPELGDLRLRVETVREIVEVGVPIGAEQGLRALGIAALTAIIAIAGDDAVAAYGIVNRLSSLLFLPALGLARGTETVVGQNLGAGQVKRAKHAVYMSSVVVVAVFAVVIAVAYPLAEPIVGFFLEAEANDGDVEEVVRIGAAYITIAGPSYLFLGVFQMMLGGIRGSGSTRAAMLLSIQELWIFRIPIAYVLLVPVGMSVIGVWYAVAISYVASAIITAAWFLRGTWTDSVIDDPSPHPQTDD